From Humulus lupulus unplaced genomic scaffold, drHumLupu1.1 SCAFFOLD_42, whole genome shotgun sequence, the proteins below share one genomic window:
- the LOC133811989 gene encoding pentatricopeptide repeat-containing protein At5g67570, chloroplastic-like, translating to MKQLGLEFTKGQLLRIIEGLGPKRCSQIEMAVVEWVYEDKERGRNKSRFVYTKLMAILGKARKPDHALNVFNLMRGNRHIYPDMAAYHSIAITLVTLFLHMVDYACTPKEVQQHFQSCRTINRVTIRTTSLANQRITLMWNLSK from the exons ATGAAGCAGTTGGGACTGGAGTTCACTAAGGGCCAATTGCTTAGGATTATTGAAGGGCTTGGTCCGAAGAGATGTTCGCAGATAGAAATGGCTGTAGTTGAGTGGGTATATGAAGATAAGGAAAGGGGACGAAATAAAAGCAG GTTTGTTTACACAAAACTCATGGCAATTCTAGGGAAAGCAAGGAAGCCAGACCATGCTCTTAATGTTTTCAATCTGATGCGT GGAAATCGTCATATATATCCTGACATGGCTGCATATCATAGCATTGCTATCACACTAGTTACATTGTTTTTGCATATG GTGGATTATGCATGTACCCCTAAAGAAGTACAGCAGCATTTCCAGTCATGCAGGACGATAAATAGAGTCACAATTCGAACAACAAGTTTGGCCAACCAAAGGATTACGCTTATGTGGAATTTGTCAAAGTAG